The Phycisphaerales bacterium genome segment CGCACCCGCCTCCCCGCCATCTCGGCCGCGCCCGCGCTCGACGAGACCATCCACCAGCGCGTCCGGCTCGGCATCGTCAGCGCGCTTGCCGCCGCCGGCCGCCTCTCATTCAACGACCTCAAGGAGGTCCTCGCCCTTACCGACGGCAACCTCTCCGTCCACGCCCGGAAGCTCGAAGACGCCGGCTACATCGCCTGCCACAAGTTCTTCGACGATCGCTCGCCGCGGACGGAGTACAGCCTCACCGACGCCGGCCGCCGCGCCCTCGAACGC includes the following:
- a CDS encoding transcriptional regulator; its protein translation is MATTRTRLPAISAAPALDETIHQRVRLGIVSALAAAGRLSFNDLKEVLALTDGNLSVHARKLEDAGYIACHKFFDDRSPRTEYSLTDAGRRALERYLDQMEALVQRVKGEGG